CCGACGTGCCGCTCGCCCGGCAGGTGGAGGACGCGCCCAGCATCGGTGACTTCTACGACGCCCTGCTGGGCGCGTTCAAGGCCGCGGAGCCCGGGATGACGGCGCGGGGGCAGCTCTCCGAGCGCATCGGCAACGACGTCATGGAACCCGTGACCGACCTCGACGGCGTCGAGCGCTCGATCGAGATCATCAAGGAGCAGGGCGAGGGCACCGCCAGCTCCCCGGCGGAAGCCTTCGGTGACGACCACCCCGCCCACTACTACGCCTTCGGCGAGATCTACCACGGGCGGCAGCTGCGCGAGACGGAGGACGGCTGGCAGTTCACCGGCGCCCCCGTCCCCTTCCCCGCCACGCGCCCCATGGCCCGTGTCCCGGCGGGCGGCTGGTCCGGGGCGTCCACGGCCGTCCAGGGCCTGCTCGACCAGTTCGACACCACCTACGCCAAGGTGCTGAGCACCCTGGACGCGGCGTGGACCGACGGGGACCCGCGCACCCTGCGCTCGGCCGTCCGCGCCATGGGCGCGATGGAAGGCCCCGCGCTGAGGCTGATGGAGACCGCCCTTCCGGACGGCGGGGGCAACTACGGCCCCCGGTTCCGCCCGCCGGGGACGTGACGCGCTCCGCTACTTGCTGTGCACGATCTGGATCAGGTTGCCGCAGGTGTCGTCCAGCACCGCGGTGGTGATGGCCCCCATCTCCAGAGGTTCCTGGGTGAAGCGCACCCCGAGCGCGCGCAGCCGGTCGAACTCCGCCGGCACGTCGTCCACGGCGAAGGAGGCGGCCGGGATGCCGTCGTGGGCCAGCGCCTCCTTGTAGGGCCGCACCGCGGGGTGGCCGGAGGGCTCCAGCAGAAGCTCGGTTCCGTCGGGGGCCTCCGGTGAGACCACGGTCAGCCACCGGTCCGTGCCCATGGGGACGTCGTGCTTCTTCACGAAGCCCAGAACATCGGTGTAGAAGCGCAGGGCGTTCTCCTGGTCGTCTACGAACACGCTGGTGAGATGGATTTTCATGGGGTGCTCTCCGGTGCGTCGGGTCTGAGCCATCGGGTCACGATGCGCTCCAGGGGTTCGGTGTCGAGGTCGTGGAACTTGTACCGGCCCTCACGCCTCGGGATGACCAGGCCCGCCGCCTCCAGCACGGCCAGATGCTGGCTGACCGCCTGCCGGGACAGGCCCAGGCCGTGCTTGGTGGTCAGGCGGGCGCATATCTCGAACAGGCTCTGGCCGTCCCGTTCCGCCAGTTCGTCAAGGATGCGCCGACGGGTGGGGTCGGCCAGGGCCTTGAACACATCCTGCGTCATGGCCCCACCATAGGCAAGTAGCGGCTTGCCTATCAACCTCTGGTCGTCCAGGCGCCCGGCGCCGGAGGGCCGGAGAGGGCGCGG
The Streptomyces sp. NBC_01723 genome window above contains:
- a CDS encoding ferritin-like domain-containing protein, which gives rise to MASAALTAAAPVAAATPSAVAAPVPAAGCPVATGPCPSVASLLAVPKDGRDVEWLKESLQVAVALELATIPPYLCGWWSIEDRSSQAARLIRRILADEMYHMGVVCNLLVAVGGRPRIADAALAYPGPLPGGVRADVNVYLSGLTRSYVHDVMMAIEAPDVPLARQVEDAPSIGDFYDALLGAFKAAEPGMTARGQLSERIGNDVMEPVTDLDGVERSIEIIKEQGEGTASSPAEAFGDDHPAHYYAFGEIYHGRQLRETEDGWQFTGAPVPFPATRPMARVPAGGWSGASTAVQGLLDQFDTTYAKVLSTLDAAWTDGDPRTLRSAVRAMGAMEGPALRLMETALPDGGGNYGPRFRPPGT
- a CDS encoding VOC family protein — translated: MKIHLTSVFVDDQENALRFYTDVLGFVKKHDVPMGTDRWLTVVSPEAPDGTELLLEPSGHPAVRPYKEALAHDGIPAASFAVDDVPAEFDRLRALGVRFTQEPLEMGAITTAVLDDTCGNLIQIVHSK
- a CDS encoding ArsR/SmtB family transcription factor, with translation MTQDVFKALADPTRRRILDELAERDGQSLFEICARLTTKHGLGLSRQAVSQHLAVLEAAGLVIPRREGRYKFHDLDTEPLERIVTRWLRPDAPESTP